GCGGGGAGGGCCGTCAACGCCGCGCTGGCTCGCTTGACCTTGGCCTACGAGGGCCGCCTGCGCAGCCTCGAAGCCGAACGCGACGCAACCACCCTGCTCGCCGAGACCGTCGACGTCACCCTGCCGTGGGACCGCCGCCCAGCCGGGGCAAGACACCCGCTGACGCTCATCCAGGAGCGGGTCACCGACATCTTCGTGGCGATGGGCTACGAGCTCGCCGAGGGCCCCGAGGTCGAGGCCGAATGGTTCAACTTCGATGCACTGAACTTTCCCGCCGACCATCCGGCCCGCGCCGCCCAGGACAGCCTGTACGTGGCCCCGGCCGGGTCGAATCTCGTGTTGCGCACGCACACGTCGCCGGTGCAGATCCGCGCGCTGCTCGAGCGGCCCCTGCCCGTCTACGTAATCTGCCCGGGACGCACTTACCGCAACGATCCGCTGGACGCTACCCACACTCCGGTCTTCAGCCAGGTCGAGGGGCTCGCCGTGGACGAGGGCATCACGATGGGCGACCTCAAGGGCACCCTGGACACGTTCGTGTCCGCGCTGTTCGGCAGCGGACTGCGGACCCGCCTGCGGCCCTCCTTTTTTCCGTTCACCGAACCGTCGGCCGAGGTGGACCTGCTCTGCTTCTCCTGCCGCGGGGCGTCCATCGAGGTTGGTGCCGACCCGTGCCGGGTGTGCGGCTCGGAGGGATGGATCGAGTGGGGCGGGGCGGGAATGGTCCATCCCGCGCTGTTCGCCGCGACCGGGATCGAC
Above is a genomic segment from Mycobacteriales bacterium containing:
- the pheS gene encoding phenylalanine--tRNA ligase subunit alpha — translated: MSAPNDPFDPKQVAALAPAAVKRAVEEGLAAFAAAASLDALAAEHVAQLGNGSPIALARREIGALPPQAKADAGRAVNAALARLTLAYEGRLRSLEAERDATTLLAETVDVTLPWDRRPAGARHPLTLIQERVTDIFVAMGYELAEGPEVEAEWFNFDALNFPADHPARAAQDSLYVAPAGSNLVLRTHTSPVQIRALLERPLPVYVICPGRTYRNDPLDATHTPVFSQVEGLAVDEGITMGDLKGTLDTFVSALFGSGLRTRLRPSFFPFTEPSAEVDLLCFSCRGASIEVGADPCRVCGSEGWIEWGGAGMVHPALFAATGIDPDRYTGFAFGMGLERALMFRHGIADVRHLVEGDIRIPLALGREV